The following are encoded together in the Dyella terrae genome:
- a CDS encoding SDR family oxidoreductase has product MKNVIVITGASSGFGLMSARALAHAGHTVYAGMRETTGRNAARVEEMAHYAQEHGVELRAIEMDVASQSSVDAAIAEIVATHQRLDVVIHNAGHMAYGPAEAFTPEQFAQLYDTNVLSTQRVNRAALPSLRKQGRGLVVWVSSSSVRGGTPPYLAPYFAAKAGMDSLAVSYAGELARWGIETSIVVPGAFTQGTNHFAHAGAPADDAVAKVYAEGPTRDFGEVAFKGLASLEPADADPEAVARAIVDVVGKPFGTRPFRVHIDPSEDGAEIVNGVADRVRAELLRRIGLEDILHPRVVG; this is encoded by the coding sequence ATGAAGAACGTCATCGTTATTACGGGCGCGTCGAGCGGCTTTGGCCTGATGAGCGCGCGCGCACTCGCCCACGCGGGCCACACGGTGTATGCCGGCATGCGCGAAACCACCGGGCGCAACGCGGCTCGCGTCGAGGAGATGGCGCACTACGCGCAGGAGCATGGCGTGGAGCTGCGCGCCATTGAGATGGACGTGGCCTCGCAGTCGTCCGTCGATGCCGCCATAGCGGAAATCGTCGCCACACATCAGCGGCTGGATGTGGTGATCCACAATGCGGGCCACATGGCCTACGGTCCGGCCGAGGCCTTTACGCCGGAACAGTTTGCTCAGCTCTACGACACTAATGTGTTGAGCACGCAGCGAGTGAATCGCGCGGCCCTGCCGTCACTGCGCAAGCAGGGACGTGGGCTGGTGGTGTGGGTGTCCTCCAGTAGCGTGCGCGGTGGCACGCCGCCGTACCTGGCGCCGTACTTCGCGGCCAAGGCGGGCATGGATTCGCTGGCGGTGAGCTATGCGGGCGAGCTGGCGCGTTGGGGCATCGAGACCTCCATCGTGGTGCCGGGTGCCTTCACCCAGGGTACCAATCACTTTGCGCATGCCGGTGCACCGGCCGATGACGCGGTGGCCAAGGTGTACGCGGAGGGCCCGACCCGCGACTTCGGCGAGGTGGCGTTCAAGGGACTGGCATCGCTGGAACCGGCGGATGCGGACCCGGAGGCGGTCGCCCGGGCCATCGTGGACGTGGTGGGCAAGCCGTTCGGCACGCGTCCGTTCCGCGTGCATATCGACCCGTCCGAGGACGGCGCGGAGATCGTCAACGGGGTAGCCGACCGCGTCCGCGCCGAGCTGCTGCGCCGCATCGGTCTGGAGGACATTTTGCATCCCCGCGTGGTGGGCTAG
- a CDS encoding SDR family oxidoreductase, translating into MSAQASNPVAIVTGASRGIGAAIAERLARDGFTVVINYAGDATSAEALARQIENAGGRALTAQADVADPVAVRRLFDAAETAFGGVDVLVNNAGVMQLAPIAESDDALFDRTVAINLKGTFNTLREAGKRLRNGGRIVNFSTSVVGLNFPTYGVYVATKAAVESMTRVLSKELRGRAITVNAVAPGPTGTDLFLKGKTPEQIDQLAKLAPLERLGTPDDIASVVSFLAGPDGRWVNGQVLRANGGVI; encoded by the coding sequence ATGTCTGCACAGGCTTCCAACCCCGTCGCCATCGTCACTGGCGCCTCCCGTGGCATCGGCGCCGCTATCGCCGAGCGGCTTGCCCGCGATGGCTTCACGGTGGTCATCAACTACGCCGGCGATGCGACCTCCGCCGAGGCGCTGGCCCGACAGATCGAAAATGCCGGCGGACGTGCTCTGACTGCCCAGGCCGATGTCGCCGACCCGGTCGCGGTGCGGCGTCTGTTCGATGCGGCGGAAACCGCGTTCGGCGGCGTGGACGTGCTGGTGAACAACGCCGGCGTCATGCAGCTAGCGCCCATTGCCGAATCGGACGACGCGCTGTTCGACCGCACCGTTGCCATCAACCTCAAGGGCACCTTCAACACGCTGCGCGAGGCCGGCAAACGCCTGCGCAACGGCGGGCGCATCGTCAATTTCTCCACCAGCGTGGTGGGTCTGAATTTCCCGACCTATGGCGTTTATGTGGCCACCAAGGCCGCGGTGGAATCGATGACGCGCGTTCTGTCGAAGGAACTGCGCGGCCGCGCCATCACGGTGAACGCTGTGGCACCGGGCCCCACCGGCACGGACCTGTTCCTGAAGGGCAAGACGCCGGAGCAGATCGACCAACTCGCCAAGCTGGCTCCGCTGGAGCGCCTGGGTACGCCCGACGATATCGCCAGTGTCGTGTCTTTCCTCGCTGGCCCGGATGGTCGCTGGGTGAATGGTCAGGTTCTGCGCGCCAACGGTGGCGTCATCTGA
- a CDS encoding LysR family transcriptional regulator yields the protein MDKVDAMRLFTRIVERRSFTLAAQDLELPRSTVTEVIKQLEARLGVRLLERTTRQVRPTLDGEAYYQRCLSILAEIEEAEAAFTGARPTGLLRVDVHSVLARHFMLPGLPDFLARYPGIQLRIGEGDRYVDLVREGVDCVLRVGKPTDSSMIGRQIAVLPEGTYASPAYLERHGTPSTPDDLEGHQMVAFVSSATGSVLPLEFRHGDSARDVLLPHTVSVAGAEMYVATARLGLGLIQVPTYRVQDEVAHGTLVNVLPGFPPIPSPVYVLYPQNRQLSPRVRVFIDWLGAEFAKRLPA from the coding sequence ATGGACAAGGTCGACGCCATGCGCCTGTTCACCCGCATCGTGGAGCGCCGCAGCTTCACGCTCGCCGCACAGGATCTGGAACTGCCCCGCTCCACCGTCACCGAGGTGATCAAGCAGCTGGAAGCACGCCTGGGCGTGCGCCTGCTCGAGCGCACCACCCGACAGGTGCGCCCAACCCTGGACGGCGAGGCCTATTACCAACGCTGCCTGAGCATCCTGGCCGAGATCGAAGAAGCCGAAGCGGCCTTCACCGGTGCGCGTCCCACCGGCTTGCTGCGGGTGGACGTGCACAGCGTGCTGGCGCGTCACTTCATGCTGCCGGGCCTGCCCGACTTCCTCGCGCGCTATCCGGGGATCCAACTGCGCATCGGCGAAGGCGACCGTTACGTGGATCTGGTGCGCGAAGGCGTGGACTGCGTGCTGCGCGTGGGCAAACCCACCGACAGCAGCATGATCGGGCGGCAGATCGCCGTGCTTCCCGAGGGCACCTACGCCAGCCCGGCGTATCTGGAACGCCACGGCACGCCATCGACGCCCGACGATCTCGAGGGGCACCAGATGGTGGCCTTCGTGTCGTCGGCCACGGGCAGTGTGCTGCCCCTGGAATTTCGCCACGGCGATAGTGCGCGCGATGTCCTGCTTCCGCACACGGTGAGCGTGGCAGGCGCGGAGATGTACGTCGCCACCGCGCGCCTTGGCCTGGGGCTGATCCAGGTACCCACCTACCGCGTGCAGGACGAGGTGGCACACGGCACGCTGGTGAACGTGCTGCCAGGCTTTCCGCCCATACCTTCGCCGGTCTATGTGCTCTATCCACAGAACCGGCAACTATCGCCACGCGTACGCGTCTTCATCGACTGGCTCGGCGCCGAATTCGCCAAGCGCCTGCCTGCCTGA
- the radC gene encoding RadC family protein — translation MSIREWPQGERPREKLLARGCAALSDAELIAVLLGSGVPGKDAIALGRELLGQRGGLSALLADPSGMVRLRGIGPAKHARLIAALELARRALGEQLREVPALSNPRDSGDYLRAQLRHLPYEVFGCLFLDNRHRVLAFEELFRGTIDSASVHPREVVRACLRHNASAVILAHNHPSGIAEPSAADRTITRELKDALQLIDVRVLDHLVIGSGEPVSMAALGWV, via the coding sequence ATGAGCATCCGTGAATGGCCCCAGGGCGAACGTCCCCGTGAAAAACTGCTGGCGCGCGGTTGCGCTGCCCTATCCGATGCCGAGCTAATCGCCGTCCTGCTAGGAAGCGGCGTGCCCGGCAAGGACGCCATTGCCCTCGGGCGCGAGCTGCTCGGCCAGCGCGGAGGCTTAAGCGCCCTGCTCGCTGATCCTAGCGGCATGGTTCGGCTGCGCGGCATCGGCCCGGCCAAGCACGCCCGCCTGATCGCCGCGCTGGAACTGGCCCGGCGGGCGCTGGGCGAACAACTGCGGGAGGTACCCGCCTTGAGTAATCCCCGCGACAGCGGCGACTACCTGCGGGCGCAGCTGCGTCATCTACCTTACGAGGTGTTTGGCTGCCTGTTCCTCGACAATCGCCACCGGGTGCTCGCCTTTGAAGAACTCTTCCGAGGCACCATCGACAGCGCCAGCGTCCACCCCCGCGAAGTCGTCCGCGCCTGCCTGCGCCACAACGCATCGGCCGTGATCCTGGCGCATAACCATCCCTCCGGCATCGCCGAACCCAGCGCCGCCGATCGCACCATTACCCGGGAACTGAAAGACGCCCTGCAACTGATCGACGTGCGGGTGCTCGATCATCTGGTCATTGGCAGCGGAGAACCGGTGTCGATGGCGGCGTTGGGCTGGGTGTAG
- the argS gene encoding arginine--tRNA ligase: MKEQLRELLLQAIRTLQNDATLPAELEVPNFVIERTRSRDHGDFAANAAMLLAKPARAKPRELAEKLVAALPANGLVGKVDIAGPGFINFFLAPGAYHAEVDRVLVGGNAYGRSTSGNGITAGVEFVSANPTGPLHVGHGRNAVLGDCIARVLDATGWNVKREFYYNDAGVQIHNLAVSTQARARGLTPNDAGWPEDGYRGDYIADVAQAYLNGDSVEVEGHVVTGAKNAEDLDAIRHFAVAYLRREQNLDLAAFGVGFDVYYLESSLYTERKVEETVSKLVAHGHTYEEGGALWLRSTDYGDDKDRVMRKSDGTYTYFVPDVAYHMTKWQRGYVNAVTVLGSDHHGSLARVKAGLQALDEGIPKGYPNYVLYQMVTVMRGGEEVKLSKRAGSYLTLRDLIEEAGRDATRYFLIARKADSQLVFDINLARSQSNDNPVYYIQYAHARVCRVLEELAERGLPAVDTKAGVAQLGRLDSEHEQALFTELSRYSEVVEAAAANLEPHLIAQYLRELAGALHSYYHEHKWIVDDAELRNARITLVLATRQVIRNGLDLLGLSAPEKM, translated from the coding sequence GTGAAAGAACAGCTGCGCGAACTGCTGCTGCAGGCCATCCGTACCCTGCAGAATGACGCCACCCTGCCCGCCGAGCTCGAAGTGCCCAACTTCGTGATCGAGCGTACGCGCAGCCGCGATCATGGTGACTTCGCTGCCAACGCCGCGATGCTGCTGGCCAAGCCGGCGCGCGCCAAGCCGCGTGAGCTGGCCGAGAAGCTGGTTGCCGCCCTGCCGGCCAACGGGCTCGTGGGCAAGGTCGACATTGCCGGCCCCGGCTTTATCAACTTCTTCCTTGCGCCCGGTGCCTATCACGCCGAAGTGGATCGTGTGCTCGTCGGTGGCAACGCCTACGGCCGTAGCACCAGCGGCAACGGCATCACGGCTGGCGTTGAGTTCGTCTCCGCCAACCCGACCGGCCCGCTGCACGTGGGGCACGGCCGCAACGCGGTGCTGGGCGACTGCATCGCTCGCGTGCTCGACGCGACCGGCTGGAACGTGAAGCGCGAGTTCTACTACAACGACGCTGGCGTGCAGATCCACAACCTGGCCGTGTCGACCCAGGCCCGTGCGCGCGGCCTCACGCCGAACGACGCCGGCTGGCCGGAAGACGGCTACCGCGGCGACTACATCGCGGACGTGGCGCAGGCTTACTTGAACGGCGACAGCGTCGAGGTGGAAGGCCACGTGGTCACCGGCGCGAAGAACGCCGAGGATCTGGACGCCATCCGTCATTTCGCCGTGGCTTACCTGCGCCGCGAGCAGAACCTGGACTTGGCCGCCTTCGGCGTCGGCTTCGACGTGTACTACCTCGAATCCTCGCTCTACACCGAACGCAAGGTCGAAGAGACCGTCAGCAAGCTGGTCGCCCACGGTCACACCTATGAGGAAGGCGGCGCACTGTGGCTGCGCAGCACTGACTACGGTGACGACAAAGACCGCGTCATGCGCAAGTCCGACGGCACCTACACGTATTTCGTGCCGGACGTGGCGTACCACATGACCAAGTGGCAGCGCGGCTACGTCAACGCCGTCACCGTGCTTGGCTCCGATCACCACGGCTCGCTGGCCCGCGTGAAGGCCGGCCTGCAGGCGCTGGACGAAGGTATCCCCAAGGGCTACCCGAACTACGTGCTCTACCAGATGGTGACGGTGATGCGCGGCGGCGAAGAGGTGAAGCTCTCCAAGCGCGCTGGCAGCTACCTCACCCTGCGCGACCTGATCGAGGAAGCTGGCCGCGACGCGACCCGCTACTTCCTGATCGCCCGCAAGGCTGACTCGCAGCTCGTGTTCGACATCAATCTGGCCCGCTCGCAGAGCAACGACAACCCGGTCTATTACATCCAGTACGCCCACGCCCGCGTGTGCCGCGTGCTGGAGGAACTGGCCGAGCGTGGCTTGCCCGCCGTGGATACCAAGGCCGGCGTTGCCCAGCTCGGTCGCCTGGACAGCGAGCACGAACAGGCCCTGTTCACCGAACTGTCCCGCTACTCGGAAGTGGTGGAGGCCGCCGCAGCCAATCTAGAACCGCACCTGATCGCGCAATACCTGCGCGAACTCGCTGGCGCGCTTCACAGTTACTATCACGAGCACAAGTGGATCGTGGACGACGCCGAGCTGCGCAACGCGCGCATCACGCTGGTGCTCGCCACGCGCCAGGTCATCCGCAACGGTTTGGATTTGCTGGGACTCAGTGCCCCGGAGAAGATGTAA
- a CDS encoding SPOR domain-containing protein: MAARKGKGRQAVRNSNGSMPGWGWAVIGILIGAVLMFAMRGHLPMAPNPSEGPQPNAQATAQRGSDAGAAGSESTSATDNGNTPTAAKKPQYDFYSVLSEKEVRIPDAVISAQAKAEQQQKQQAAQQAAQAAAQQQAQAAAQKPAPGPAAVSEAITPAPESAVHAPAPTAAAPAATPASSGYLLQVGAFPSAADAETLKAKLAMQGFVANVSPVSVNGQTYNRVRLGPFHSATELESAKQRLSSAGINAIALKEGR; the protein is encoded by the coding sequence ATGGCAGCACGCAAGGGCAAAGGCCGACAGGCCGTCCGCAACAGCAACGGCAGCATGCCGGGTTGGGGCTGGGCTGTTATCGGCATCCTGATCGGTGCGGTGCTGATGTTTGCCATGCGTGGCCACCTGCCCATGGCGCCAAACCCCAGCGAAGGCCCGCAGCCGAACGCGCAGGCCACCGCGCAACGCGGCAGCGATGCCGGTGCTGCAGGCAGCGAATCCACCTCCGCCACGGACAACGGCAACACGCCGACGGCAGCGAAGAAGCCGCAGTACGACTTCTACTCCGTGCTGTCGGAGAAGGAAGTGCGCATCCCCGATGCCGTGATCAGTGCGCAAGCCAAGGCCGAGCAGCAGCAGAAGCAACAGGCCGCGCAGCAGGCGGCGCAGGCCGCTGCCCAGCAGCAAGCACAGGCGGCAGCGCAGAAGCCCGCACCGGGCCCTGCTGCCGTGAGCGAAGCCATCACGCCCGCACCGGAGTCGGCGGTGCATGCCCCGGCACCCACCGCTGCCGCTCCGGCAGCCACACCGGCCAGCAGTGGTTACCTGCTGCAGGTTGGCGCGTTCCCCAGCGCCGCCGACGCCGAAACGCTGAAGGCCAAGCTGGCCATGCAGGGTTTTGTCGCCAACGTGTCCCCGGTGAGCGTCAACGGCCAGACCTACAATCGAGTGCGCCTGGGCCCGTTCCATTCCGCCACGGAACTGGAATCGGCAAAGCAGCGTCTCTCTTCGGCGGGCATCAATGCCATCGCACTGAAGGAAGGTCGCTAA
- a CDS encoding autotransporter outer membrane beta-barrel domain-containing protein — protein MNQIYRLIWNTALGSWTVVSELAKSCGKRSGPQKVGAALLMGMAIQGHTLAATFTQPVIVQDGTRLALNGDTVTVTMDDAAGLWSENPGSYITANGVTVNVAGDRSNGAYAANGGHVMLNKGSLSTSGGSADGIWSVDAGSTIEVNDASIQTIGDTSYGASATDGGVVLVGGATSVMTTGSHSVGLYSSAQYGAASLTAYTPKVETQGAAAHGALAEQGGLLSITGGLIKTVGDNAYGVVAQDSGTRATVAYAGINTSGSSSHGVVASNGAVIALTGVDITTNGAASSGLVAIGSGSQLTTADYYEVHTFGGDSAGTGAYGVDAESGGQVKLNGNTSITTLGTSAMGLRASGNGSLITTTGQLNIATAGNSAYGAVAFNGAAMTLGDGTVINTAGSDAHGLASLSAGSSISATGTTVTTSGSRADGVALGNGSAVLVNSTVTGQRHGLSLTTDGSASVNNAFEMSGGSVTSVTDSVIYAEAGQNVVNLTDAARVTGGNGVLLYVTKPGTSVDLTANGNVALVGDVKADASTTANVVLTQGSSLTGALQNANKVNIDGSSTWNITASSDMQQLSLAGTAAFTPSAGSYKTAVVHGDLVGTGGTVVVNTVLNDGGSLSNQFTDRVLVEGNASGTTYLKVTGSGNGALTDTNKNGVMESNEGISLAQVAGQSSSSSFALSGGYVAVGPWRYNLVAYQPGASDGTQRVVAGQGNGYWDYRLQNAVVPDPTPVPTPTPTPDPAPTPTPDPTPAPRPEVVPQVPSYLSASTAMLSYGIRNVGTLYDRLGEIHGDGVSAAGNTDELYARAFGGNYQYHTNRSAGQFGYNFDQNDRGVQIGGTWLRMDSDASTFRLGMYGSRGTSRITPQAIDGSSAMRMNASSVAATGTYVHGSGFYLDGVVARNYYNTRVDTAYRGYDMADMKTHGWTYSLEGGYPFVFADDVRIEPQAQVIYQSLKTNAFNDADGLRVTPQDAGAWLGRVGANLGKTFVTGNGQRWTPWMRVNYLWSSGSASNVTVASDAWGVSNTFTTGSWGQAWQLGAGITGVLTRTVSVYANADYQADTGGAGEQGWSAGMGVRWQF, from the coding sequence ATGAATCAGATTTACAGATTGATCTGGAACACGGCGTTGGGCAGCTGGACGGTAGTGTCCGAATTAGCGAAGAGCTGCGGCAAGCGATCCGGCCCGCAAAAAGTGGGAGCTGCACTCCTGATGGGGATGGCTATTCAGGGCCACACACTGGCTGCGACCTTTACCCAGCCGGTCATTGTGCAAGATGGCACTCGTCTTGCCTTGAATGGCGATACGGTGACGGTCACCATGGATGATGCCGCTGGTTTGTGGTCAGAAAATCCCGGCTCATACATCACAGCGAACGGTGTCACGGTGAACGTCGCCGGTGATCGTTCAAATGGTGCATACGCCGCCAATGGCGGCCACGTCATGCTGAACAAAGGGTCGCTGAGTACAAGCGGCGGCTCGGCCGACGGTATCTGGTCGGTTGATGCCGGTTCGACGATTGAAGTGAACGATGCATCCATCCAAACGATCGGCGACACCTCGTATGGTGCTAGCGCTACGGATGGTGGTGTCGTATTGGTGGGAGGGGCGACCAGTGTGATGACTACTGGAAGCCATAGCGTGGGCTTATATAGCAGCGCCCAGTATGGTGCTGCCAGCCTGACCGCCTACACTCCGAAGGTCGAAACGCAGGGCGCAGCGGCTCACGGTGCACTGGCGGAACAGGGTGGATTGCTGTCGATTACGGGTGGTCTTATCAAAACGGTAGGCGACAACGCCTACGGCGTTGTCGCCCAGGACAGCGGCACGCGTGCAACGGTGGCGTATGCGGGGATCAACACTAGCGGAAGCAGTTCTCACGGTGTCGTGGCGAGCAATGGCGCTGTTATTGCGCTAACCGGTGTTGACATCACAACAAACGGCGCGGCTAGCAGTGGCCTGGTCGCCATAGGCAGTGGCAGCCAGCTCACCACTGCCGACTATTATGAAGTGCATACCTTCGGCGGGGATAGCGCAGGCACTGGCGCCTATGGTGTCGATGCCGAGAGCGGCGGTCAGGTGAAACTGAATGGGAATACGTCCATAACCACCCTTGGGACCAGCGCAATGGGGTTGCGGGCCAGTGGTAACGGCAGCCTAATCACCACGACAGGCCAGCTCAACATCGCCACCGCGGGTAACAGCGCCTATGGCGCCGTCGCCTTCAACGGTGCCGCCATGACGCTGGGGGATGGTACGGTTATCAACACCGCTGGTAGTGATGCGCACGGATTGGCCTCGTTAAGCGCAGGGAGCAGCATCAGTGCGACTGGTACTACCGTCACTACAAGCGGTTCGCGAGCCGATGGCGTTGCGCTGGGCAATGGGTCCGCCGTACTTGTAAACAGCACCGTAACCGGGCAGCGCCACGGCCTGTCCCTGACCACGGATGGCTCGGCATCAGTCAATAACGCATTTGAGATGTCAGGCGGTTCGGTTACGTCCGTTACGGACAGCGTGATCTATGCAGAGGCAGGTCAAAACGTCGTCAATCTCACCGATGCTGCCCGGGTTACAGGTGGCAATGGTGTACTGCTTTACGTCACTAAGCCGGGGACTTCTGTTGACCTGACGGCCAACGGCAACGTCGCGTTGGTGGGCGACGTGAAAGCGGATGCATCGACGACGGCCAATGTGGTGCTGACTCAGGGCTCATCGTTGACCGGTGCGCTGCAGAACGCGAACAAGGTCAATATTGACGGCAGCAGCACCTGGAACATCACCGCCAGCTCCGATATGCAACAGCTTTCATTGGCGGGAACCGCTGCATTTACCCCTTCGGCGGGAAGCTACAAGACTGCCGTGGTGCATGGCGATCTGGTCGGTACGGGTGGTACCGTCGTGGTGAATACCGTGCTCAATGATGGCGGGTCGCTGTCCAATCAGTTTACGGATCGCGTGCTCGTGGAAGGCAATGCCAGTGGCACGACGTACCTGAAAGTCACTGGTTCGGGTAATGGTGCGCTCACTGATACCAACAAGAATGGTGTGATGGAGTCGAACGAAGGCATCTCGTTGGCTCAGGTCGCGGGGCAATCGTCGTCATCGTCTTTCGCGTTGTCCGGTGGCTACGTTGCGGTTGGTCCGTGGCGCTATAACCTCGTTGCCTATCAGCCTGGCGCGTCTGATGGCACTCAACGTGTCGTGGCAGGTCAGGGCAATGGCTACTGGGATTACCGCCTGCAAAATGCGGTTGTGCCTGATCCAACCCCGGTGCCTACCCCAACTCCCACGCCGGATCCGGCCCCGACGCCCACGCCAGATCCGACTCCTGCGCCACGCCCTGAAGTTGTGCCACAGGTCCCGTCGTATCTCAGCGCATCGACGGCCATGTTGTCCTATGGCATACGCAACGTGGGTACGCTGTATGACCGACTCGGTGAAATCCACGGCGATGGTGTCAGCGCCGCCGGTAACACCGATGAGCTCTACGCACGTGCGTTCGGTGGCAACTATCAGTACCACACCAATCGGAGCGCCGGTCAGTTTGGTTACAACTTCGATCAGAACGATCGTGGCGTCCAAATCGGTGGAACATGGCTGCGGATGGACAGCGATGCATCGACGTTCCGACTGGGTATGTATGGCAGCAGGGGTACGTCGCGTATCACACCGCAGGCCATCGACGGCAGCAGTGCGATGCGCATGAATGCGAGCAGTGTGGCAGCCACGGGCACGTATGTGCACGGAAGCGGCTTCTATTTGGATGGCGTGGTAGCGCGCAATTACTACAACACGCGCGTGGATACCGCCTATCGCGGTTATGACATGGCTGATATGAAGACGCACGGCTGGACGTATTCGCTGGAAGGCGGCTATCCGTTCGTGTTTGCGGATGACGTGCGGATCGAGCCGCAGGCGCAGGTTATTTATCAGTCCCTGAAAACCAACGCGTTTAACGACGCCGATGGTCTGCGCGTAACACCGCAGGATGCCGGCGCATGGCTGGGTCGTGTAGGTGCAAACCTTGGGAAGACGTTTGTCACCGGTAACGGTCAGCGTTGGACCCCGTGGATGCGGGTGAACTACTTGTGGAGTTCGGGCAGCGCAAGCAATGTCACTGTGGCCAGCGATGCCTGGGGTGTCAGCAATACCTTCACCACCGGCAGCTGGGGTCAGGCGTGGCAGCTGGGTGCGGGTATCACGGGTGTATTGACGCGTACGGTTTCGGTGTATGCCAATGCCGATTACCAGGCCGATACTGGCGGCGCGGGCGAACAGGGCTGGAGCGCGGGCATGGGCGTACGCTGGCAGTTCTGA